One genomic window of Magnolia sinica isolate HGM2019 chromosome 3, MsV1, whole genome shotgun sequence includes the following:
- the LOC131240733 gene encoding uncharacterized protein LOC131240733, whose protein sequence is MRRIKRTARRSIGPMTDAGPSQTQATTGPSSDSQGAIKKRGHTRCLEVWKMREGQRITIPINTKGQPVGDNVNKLTNFLGTIARNGEYAPLTFTDWRAVPNEKKDDMLGLVMSKFEFDADAKKWVLQSIGRKWKDWKGELKKLYYSPHETDEERLANLDERVKED, encoded by the exons ATGAGGCGCATCAAACGCACGGCTAGGCGATCGATAGGTCCTATGACTGATGCGGGACCTAGCCAGACCCAGGCTACAACGGGTCCCTCTAGTG ATTCACAGGGTGCGATAAAAAAGAGAGGCCACACACGATGCCTCGAAGTTTGGAAGATGCGTGAAGGACAACGCATTACTATTCCCATCAATACTAAAGGACAACCCGTTGGTGACAATGTTAACAAGTTGACAAACTTCCTAGGGACTATAGCACGCAATGGGGAATATGCACCCCTTACATTTACTGATTGGAGGGCAGTGCCGAATGAGAAGAAGGATGATATGTTAGGACTTGTTATG TCTAAGTTTGAGTTTGACGCGGATGCAAAGAAGTGGGTGTTACAATCAATTGGTAGAAAATGGAAGGACTGGAAAGGTGAACTGAAAAAACTCTACTATTCTCCTCATGAGACTGACGAGGAGCGGCTTGCGAACCTTGATGAGCGGGTCAAAGAGGATTAG
- the LOC131240732 gene encoding uncharacterized protein LOC131240732, with protein sequence MNVVKQKNLRARPRDIERIHNETFHEWFSDHVEQLRYAKNEQVSEDLRWLARGPNMARRYEGFIVNGFRFHTKDREKKRKTQHSGVVVTAKTSSFASVNDKNPIAGDVTYYAVLTDIIELEYCGDRKVILFKCDWVDVLSQGRGVKKDKFGFTLVNLKRLCHTGQQLFDEPFVFASQVEQVFYVQDPIEKDWHVVVRTKPRDLFEMRGEESTDDVDTNLESSSFNDQSLEESSDDIISWERIDIDGTTIVTPLLPTQKMVEDQTDDTDFSDPDGDDIMYNN encoded by the exons ATGAATGTTGTTAAGCAGAAGAATCTTCGCGCACGACCAAGGGATATAGAGCGCATTCACAATGAAACATTTCATGAATGGTTTAGTGATCAT GTTGAACAGTTGCGCTATGCAAAGAATGAGCAGGTCTCAGAAGACCTTAGATGGCTAGCTCGAGGTCCTAATATGGCAAGAAGATATGAAGGTTTTATAGTAAATGGCTTCAGGTTTCACACTAAAGatcgagagaagaaaagaaaaactcaacaTAGTGGAGTTGTGGTGACTGCAAAGACATCAAGCTTTGCGAGTGTTAATGACAAAAACCCTATTGCAGGAGATGTAACTTACTATGCTGTCTTGACAGACATCATTGAATTGGAATATTGTGGTGATCGAAAGGTTAtattatttaagtgtgattgggttgaTGTTCTATCTCAGGGCAGGGGTGTGAAGAAGGATAAGTTTGGGTTCACGCTCGTGAATTTAAAACGGCTATGCCATACTGGTCAACAGTTGTTTGATGAACCATTTGTGTTCGCATCTCAAGTTGAGCAGGTGTTCTATGTGCAAGACCCCATCGAGAAAGATTGGCATGTTGTAGTGAGGACGAAACCTAGGGATTTGTTTGAGATGCGTGGGGAAGAGTCTACAGATGATGTTGACACTAACTTagagagttcatcattcaatgatCAAAGTTTGGAGGAATCGAGTGATGACATTATTAGTTGGGAAAGGATAGACATCgatggtacaacaattgtcacacCTTTACTACCTACCCAAAAGATGGTAGAGGACCAAACAGATGATACTGATTTTTCTGATCCCGATGGAGACGACATTATGTACAATAATTGA